The DNA window caaaataGCTAAACAAATATATTCATGATATCTTCTATGGGGTACAAAAACCATATCCCATGAATCAACTTAGTTTGGTACCATCAAATGAACCAAGTTCACTCTTTTTTCAAGACCGAATATTGACATCAACAAAAGGTCACACTAAGCAGTAGAGACTCGTACCTTAGTAGTAGAGTGCAAGAACTTATGTTCTCGAATAAGAGTATTCCAATCTTATCACACAATTTGAGACAAATACAAGAAAGTTTGGTTCTTCCTCAACATGAcaattcaaaatgataaaaggCATCTTATGATTCATTTGatgatcaaattcaaaatagCTAAACAAATATATTCATGATATCTTCTATGGGTACAATTATAAAAATCCTTGAATCTTAGCCAATGATATGAACAATTGTACCTTAAACAATCTCTATACCATCGGAATCCTGATCAGTAAGTTACactattgaagaaaataaccAGACAAGAAAAACAGAAACCCCAAGAACAGACTACCATAAATAACAACAGCTTTTTGACCAGAAGTAAGAGTATTACCACCAAGTCCAAACTGCTGATTCTGAGCAAACCCAGCAATCTCCACACTCTTGCTCTGAAAGAAGCTCTTAGCCGCCCCACAAGTCGGACACCGCCAATCGTCCGGCATCTTCTCGAACTGCATCCCTGGTGGAATTGGGTAGCTGGGGTCTCCTGCCGCCTCATTGTACCTGTATCCACATGACCTACACTCGTAGATTCCGGTGTTTAGGACAGCGAATTTCTCCTCAAGGCGGCGCTGATCGAAGTTTTCTAGCTCCGATTGTTCGAATTCTTCGGAGATGGGTGTTGGTGTTGGCGATGAATCGGGCTGTTCTGATGTGGGTTTGTCTTCTTTGGAAACGTCGAGTGATAGAGTGATGAATCGGAGGTTTGGGAGGTTTTTGATGGTTGAAATTGAATGGGTTTTTGGGTATTGGTGAGGGAATGTGACATTGGGTTTTGATTTTAGCTTGAGAGAAGTTGAGAGGTGAAAAGTGAAAGTGGGTGTAGTAGTTGCAGAAGCCATTAGTCTTGaaagaatgatgatgatgatgatgatgatctctttctttctctctcaagtTTCTAAATCAGAAGAATAGGGTGAGTATACAGAGAAGAGAGAAGGAAGGAGGAACCCATGGAAGAGAATATGCCATTGTCAAGGAAAGGAGAGTTATGGCGTTGGATAAGGTGGGGAAGACGTGGTACTCAGACTACTTGGTCCCTATTAACTATATTTGTGTGaaacaaattaacaaatataacatttagttttttatttttagcatatataaattttgaacttatatcaaataatatttattattttaataattttcaataaaaattgtaatggtaaaataataatttgtaattgtAATAAGAACAAGTTTCTCcttattttatacaaacactAAGACAATTGaggattaattaaaatattcattgtaATCTCAAATAACATGGTGAATTTAAACAGAATAATGGTGAATTTAAACAGAATAATGGAAGTGTGAAATGAAACTCCGCAATTATAGGAAACATTATCTAAACAGTCAAATTGAACACAAATACAACTCTATAGGGAAGCAAACTATGATGGAATTTGTTGGCTTTGATGGAAGTAATAACTAAGGtgactataatatttttttattttttttagcaatCATCATGttgatgataataataaaaaaaaaaaaaagtggataCAGTTTACTATCTTGAATGTGCAGCTAAGTTAAGGTTCACAAATTATCAAACCGagttaaggtttagggtttactgGAAGCAATCTTGACAGAGTTTCAGGAGAAGTGACATCGCGATGTGGTCTTGGAATTCAATCGAGTAAGTCAAAATGGAAAACTCAAATACTACATTCAACTagaaaaatattacattaaagtTTCATTAGAGATTAAGTGATAAATTGAAGATCATGTTGTTTTTGCTTCAACGTGGATCAAGCGATGAAACTCACTAAAATATAAGATCAAAACCAAGAAGTTGAAAGAAAATGTTACCATGCCAATAAATACTCTATCTACGGGGTCATATTGGAAAATCTACCTTGGCAAACAGAAAGGAAGACACATTCCTATTAAATACTTAGTTGTGTATCAAACATGGAAGGAAAAAGGACTTACCACAAATGATGAGAAAAATGTAAAATGGCACAAATATGTATTATGTAGAGGCAAATGaactaagaaataaaaattgatttgtaCAATCGAATCCATATAGGGAGGCAAAACATTGAAGATTGGTGAAAATCATATCAATAAATGATCAATTTGTGGACGACTGAACGCTAAACAAATGGGTTGCTTATTGGCTTCTTCTAATCTCATTATCCATAGCCATAATGTACAAATGGTTAGTAAATCAACGTGTTTTGAGACTAAAGTGTTACATGATGTTATGTCTGGTTAAGATTTGATATTATGTTATGTATCAACCAATTCAAAATGGAAATGACCaatattggattttgaaaagataaaataatggTATTATGTGGGAAACAATTACtttaactaatattaaaattaatcatataattgTTTGAGTAACATAATAAATGTTAGTTAATAACTTGTTAAAACTATTTGTGAAACTATATGTCATGTTTAAATATGATgtcaaaatttgaaagaaaaaaaagaatgtGAGAATTATAATGACCCAAATAAGTTCATATCGAGACTCTGTCTAGATTCGCGGtgtaataaaaaaatcctaACTATTTGATATTTAAGTTTATCATTTATGTGACATACATTATTTTTCCCTCTATTCTGAacaattaaatgaaattttttattctctttacaAAATTCTATtgttaaattaacaaataaccTTAAAGAAGTCTAAACAAGTTACACATTCCATGTTCCCTCACATGTAGGGAAAacagtaaataattttttttttccttttttaaataTGACGTTTTATCTCTCTCATATATGAGAGGAACAAGAATCCCATAAGAAGAGATCTCTATTGATAGTTTTAGTCCTATTTTACATATTTCTTCCAGAAcatcttaattttcaaaaagaaaataaggCTTCGTTTAATGAAggggtttttgggataaaattcagtttttatcccaaaacttaaacattttaacaattatcaaattaaataattttattatttaaatatcaaaactaTCCTCTAATTTTATCTTCCCTCTAAACTATTATTCTCTCATCTACACCATATCTTCTAAAATCAAAGGACaaattaatctttaaattttaaaaaccaattttttcttaatttttatcaaataagaattttttaaataaaacctaaacaaaatccaaaaaacCACCTtctcaaacaaggcctaaatgaATCTCATGTGCActtaaaacatttacaaaagatatgtataataaaggacataaatgagaaaataaagcatggtaaaaaaaattaataataataataaaaaaaacacaagaaaatgttatataattttCTCACTTGTTCCAACTTAAGAAAGACTAAACATAGTAGAATTTGGTGACTTTCTTTgacattttctttctctctctagcataTATAGTTATATGGCCTCCTCCCCTGAACATAATCCAGTTTTCGCCGCCGCCGACGAAGATCTCGACGAAGAAGACGAAGACCTCGACGAGAGCGAAGAAGACGATAATCATCTCCCTCCACACAACTCAAAACCATCCCATCCAGATCTCCATCGCGATAACAATAATAACACCACTTCTCCATCCAATCACAAGGTAACCATCGCCTTCGCCGGCGTTACAAACACTATGCCCACTCCTCCCTCCGCCTCCGCCTCCGCCGCCAAGCAACCTGTCCCCATTTCTGTAATTTCCATGGATTCCACGCCAGATCCCAAACGCCCTAAGATCGAAACGGTGACAATCGATGAAGAAGAGAAGGTAAAACCGCTACCTATACTAGACGAAAGACGGTTGTTCCAGCGACTATGGACAGATGAAGACGAGATCGAGCTTTTACAAGGGTTTCTTAACTACAGTTCGCAGCGTGGATTTGTGGTCggaaattcttcttcttcttcgtcacaTCATCATGATACTTCCGTGTTCTATGATCAGATAAAGAGTAAGCTACAACTCGATTTCAATAAGAATCAACTAGTGGATAAGCTCAGGCGTTTGAAGAAGAAGTATAGGAACGTTGTGAGCAAGATCGGTACGGGAAAAGTTCAAACATTTAAGAGTACCCATGATGAAGCAACTTTCGAGATCTCTCGTCGGATCTGGAGAGGGGATGGCGTTCAATATCCTGTTGGAGGAGGAGGTGGGtttgaagaagaggaagaagaagagacgaATCTGAATCAAACTCCTAATAATGGAATTGATTTGAATAGTGCAGAGAAGAAGAGTTCGGTGGTGGGTAGGTCTAGAAAACGATCGAGATCTGTGAACATTGAGGAAAATGAAACAATTCCTCAATTCCATCATCGACAACATTCAGATCCAGATCCGGGTGCAATGAAATTGGATTCTGGGTCTTCTACAAAGATGGAAGAGAAGTGGAGGAATCAAAGGATTTTGGAGTTGGAAGTGTATTCTAAACGTCTAGAATTGGTTCAAGATCAGATTAAGTCTGCATTAGTTGGGTTGAGATCAGTTGGTAGTTCAGTTCATCCTTGAATATggttctttcttcttcttcttcttcttcaataatggTGGGTGGTGGGTGGTGGGTGCTTTTCATTTTCTGCATTTCTTAGTTAGCTAGCTAGTTAATTGTTCAAGCTTTTCTTACTTCTTCAATGGTGGGTGGTTGTTTCATTATGATGGTTATTGCTTCTTAGATAGTAGATACACATTATTATGCTTAATTGTTCTGTTATGTTCTAAGAACTACTcattctaatattatatatttatatcttaaatCTTCATCTGAAATCTGAATCAGAGAACCCTTACAGATAGACTTATCAAGATGGATGAAAGCTTGAGTCTTTGGTATAAACACTTCTTTTATTAAGATGAAAATATTGagtcattaatataaaatatgtgttACACCAAATgtttatcttttcatttttacTGCAGGAGTTTTGTTTAGGAATGGTGTTCTCATTtgaaatttcatattattgttataaaaaaaatgacttaaaattttataaaatattaagaataaataaatatatttataacgttttatatttaattatgtttattagtgtgtagaaataatgtttttgttgtGACATTCTTTTGAATTCTTAAAACTTTTGTCGCTCCATTCCCGAAGGGGAAGAGAACATGTCATTCTCTCGGCTGTGCCGAAGGCTATGGGGAAGTTAGGAAATTAAATACTTATTCAACTATGTCAAATATGTGAGAAACGCTCCACTTGAGTGGATCTCCTATGCAAGGAGTACACCCATATGTTTGAGATAATCAAGAGCAATTACCTCCAATGAAAGAAAGATGTTGAACCTTGTTTAGGCAGTCATTGGGGAGGACGAAGCCCTTTCACACCAGACTCAATTCCCGACCATATAAGTGGGACCATTATCCAATAGCATGATGTTGTCAAAAGCGTAAAACAtgtgtaataaaaataataacgaACAAAATACTTCCAATGAGACGAAAAATGTTCTCGTcctaaattgaatttgaatatcaaattcaaatggattagaattattcaataaaaaaatatattctccaattattattttgtagtaTATGGTActtcatcaaaataattttttatcaattctTTTTTCTTGGTATCAATAAGGTGTCAAATAGTTTTGTTGTAACAATCAATttctattttactttttaaagttTTGTCAACTAAAAAATTTGatctaaaaacataattataagtgttttaGCAAAAATAAACTTAGAGGTactaaataaacttattaattacatcattttataattattatagatataaagaattctaactaaagaaaatgttttattcaaatttttaaacttaaaatatttttttttttgtaattaagtgatttttgatatttataaaagaaaaggGATAAAGTaaacatattaaacaataattagtaaagcaaaaaggaaagaaaaaaaaaatcaacatattaagcaaataaattttatttttgttaaattgaattatctaaacatattcaatcatccaatacaatccaaatccgtattaataatataatgatttaGATTgcaaattgaataaatttaatttaaaataaaaaataaaaaataaataaactcaaatcTAACATCATAAAATACTCTCCTGAGGCACCAAGAAAAGGGAAACTCACTTCTTCTTTCCAGCCTTAGCAGCATCACCAGCCTTTGTCTGTTCATGATACAGAAAATAAAGACAATTTCAAGAGaacaaaagtaaaattataaacaaatgaaatgaagaatttaCTAATCTATAATAAGAATGATGTGAATGTTTCTACCTTCTTAACTCCTCGGATTTTCTTAGTTCGGTTCTTCCTTTCCTTCATTTGCTTTCTCGACTTCTCAACCTTGGTTGCTAGTCCATTCTGTCATTACAAACACTTCAGATTAAGGCACAATAATGTGACAAGATTTAAACATAGGAAAGttcaaaataacatttaaatattagatCGAAACCAAGCAATACTTTAATAAATATCTCCCTTGTTTTTAATGGTGTGCACTTTTTCTACACCATTAAAAATGGGTGGCCTTAAAAACCTCAGCAGATCACCACCCAAACAAAATGTCTAATTTTTAAGCCATGATTGAATATGGTCAAGTTTTACCAATTCCTGTATAATGCATGACAAGATAAAACACAAAAGAAAAGTATTGGGTGCAAATCATGGTCAACTATCAACAGGCAATTCCTCATTCTTCCAATCCTACCTTAAGGGATTGTTTGATTCAAAAGTATTCTATTGTTATGAACTGATTTTGGGCAAGAGAAATATTAACTGAAACAGACACATTTGAAATAAGCCAAAGCTAAATTAGGTCCTATGAATTCAGATTCTGGGGTTACATTATATTTGACAATA is part of the Impatiens glandulifera chromosome 1, dImpGla2.1, whole genome shotgun sequence genome and encodes:
- the LOC124921917 gene encoding rubredoxin, which encodes MASATTTPTFTFHLSTSLKLKSKPNVTFPHQYPKTHSISTIKNLPNLRFITLSLDVSKEDKPTSEQPDSSPTPTPISEEFEQSELENFDQRRLEEKFAVLNTGIYECRSCGYRYNEAAGDPSYPIPPGMQFEKMPDDWRCPTCGAAKSFFQSKSVEIAGFAQNQQFGLGGNTLTSGQKAVVIYGSLFLGFLFFLSGYFLQ
- the LOC124919122 gene encoding probable transcription factor At3g04930; this encodes MASSPEHNPVFAAADEDLDEEDEDLDESEEDDNHLPPHNSKPSHPDLHRDNNNNTTSPSNHKVTIAFAGVTNTMPTPPSASASAAKQPVPISVISMDSTPDPKRPKIETVTIDEEEKVKPLPILDERRLFQRLWTDEDEIELLQGFLNYSSQRGFVVGNSSSSSSHHHDTSVFYDQIKSKLQLDFNKNQLVDKLRRLKKKYRNVVSKIGTGKVQTFKSTHDEATFEISRRIWRGDGVQYPVGGGGGFEEEEEEETNLNQTPNNGIDLNSAEKKSSVVGRSRKRSRSVNIEENETIPQFHHRQHSDPDPGAMKLDSGSSTKMEEKWRNQRILELEVYSKRLELVQDQIKSALVGLRSVGSSVHP